A genomic window from Xyrauchen texanus isolate HMW12.3.18 chromosome 15, RBS_HiC_50CHRs, whole genome shotgun sequence includes:
- the mal2 gene encoding protein MAL2, producing the protein MAETPNPATTSFPVPTVSLPSGVDILRTYSGALICLEIVFGGLVWILIASTNVSVPLLQGWVMFVSVTMFICSSIYLALFLLGLADKINTDWNFMDMFYHFIALLFYFGAFLLEATVSSAGIYVNNTTCIKRPRGNIVTFLDYRQYSINVAAAIFAFIVTVCYGCSMFMGFRRWRK; encoded by the exons ATGGCGGAAACACCGAACCCGGCCACTACCTCCTTTCCAGTGCCGACTGTTTCTCTACCGAGCGGAGTTGATATATTGAGGACGTACTCGGGGGCCCTGATTTGTTTGGAAATT GTGTTTGGAGGGTTGGTATGGATATTGATAGCCTCGACGAACGTGTCCGTGCCGCTGCTGCAGGGATGGGTGATGTTTGTGTCGGTAACCATGTTCATCTGTTCGTCCATTTACCTCGCCCTCTTTCTGCTGGGCTTGGCTGACAAGATTAACACAGACTGGAATTTCATG GATATGTTCTACCATTTCATCGCGTTGCTGTTTTATTTTGGTGCCTTTTTGCTGGAGGCTACAGTTTCATCAGCGGGTATATATGTAAACAACACCACCTGTATAAAAAGACCCCGTGGCAATATTGTGACGTTTCTGGACTATCGGCAATACAGTATTAATGTTGCTGCTGCG ATATTTGCATTTATAGTGACAGTGTGTTATGGCTGTAGCATGTTCATGGGCTTCAGGAGGTGGAGGAAATGA